The following nucleotide sequence is from Geotrypetes seraphini chromosome 10, aGeoSer1.1, whole genome shotgun sequence.
TAAAAGTGTCTGTTCTTCCAGTCTGTGACCTCCCTGAACTGCTGGTCCAGACATGGAAGGAGGGAGTTCAAGCAGCGGCAGGAggtggctggagggagggaggcagaggggGAGATGAGACAATGAGAAATCAAGGAATCCAATTAAGTCATCTGCTCCCAGATGGCGGACTTAGTTGCCTGGattctcctcttcctcccccccaccccccatcattCAGGCTGATTGCCAATGGGtttgggttaccatatggctccagaaaaaggaggatggatcgagacatccggattttacttccattgaaaatgAGATACAGTGAGCCACTGTATCTcattttcaatggaagtaaaatccgatTTCAGAACTTCAGTTCCCTGCATCCACCAGGGCAGAAAACCAGGACGGAAAATGAGTGTTTGAAATGTTTTTGTGGCATGGTCTGCAAGCTGATGGCATGGTGGCTCTAAACTCTTTATTTTTACAGGCGGTGTCTACCAGCTGGTCTTAGCACTCTGGAGCTTCTACGAGGGAATGCAGGCCATTCCGCTCCTCAGAACCAAGATGCATGATCCACGGGAGGATCTGGATGCCATTGTGTACCAGACCAGAAACCTCCTGGGAGACACCAAGAAGCTCTTCCACCATTTTGTAAGTGTGACAGAGAGTGGGGAGCAAGGAGAGAGGGGATACTGCAGGGCAAGAGTGAGGTGCCCCGGAAAAGCAGCATGTTTATGTGTAGTGAGGGGGCTTCAATACTGAATGGCAGAGGGGTGCTGAGGGCGGTGCCCTAGAAGAACTTTGTGTGTGAGTTTGGGGAAAGGGAATGTCTCAGCACtggaatggtggggggggggagggtgatgtaGTTTGGAATAGGGTGCCTGGGAAGAGCTGTAGGTGTATGAGGGAAGCCTCAATACTGGAATGGTAAGGAAGGGTACTGTGGGGCAGGAATAGGGTGCCTGGGAAGAACTGTAGATGTGTGAGGAATGCCTCAATACTGGAATGATAAGGAGGGGTTGCTATGAGGCAGAAATGAGGTGCATCAATGGAGTTTGACTAGTAAACAGACCTGCTGCTCACCCAGTGCCAGTCTCTGCAGGGTGTGACTCAGAGTGATAAGGGGCtgaggtggattttttttttatcttgcaGAAGATCAACTACCCTCTGGAAGGAGAGCACATACTGGAGACGTTGCCGACGCTTTCTATGAACGCCGCCGATCTCGCCAGCATCCAGGTAAGCTCTGTGGCATTGCTGTAGCTCCGcagtccctccctccttccactgCAACCCTCTGAAACAGCTGTTTGTCCGTCCTCTCTGGCCACTGCGGAAGACCCAGAGGGCGGCTGTGACATCAGGCATGATGGCTTACACTGTGCTGTGAGACGTCCAAGTTCATCGGATGGCATGTCCACATCGGTAGCACCCCCAGAGCTCTCAACTGTTGCTACGTTCAGGATTGTATGGGCTAGCTCAACCCTGGCACTTCACTGCATTGGCCACGATTAGCCACGCAGGCATGGAAATGCCACCATATCTCTCCAGTGTGAGATCCTGCTGGGTACCTGTGAGCCAGACTGgcactgttggaatcaggataccGGTCTACTCTAGTTATGCCCTCTGTCTTCTGACATCTTTAGAAAATTTCAGTGCGCTAAatctataacattttttttttgatcAGTGCCCCCCCGCCATCTCCCTCTCCCAACCCTCGGCGACCTCCCTGAGCTCTGTTGCCCACTCCCTCAGCACTGCCGTGTTCTCACTGACCCAATCAGTCTCCCCTCCACCGTTCACTCTTTTCTTCCCCGCAGGTTTCCCCGGGCCTGGCCAAGATTAGCACTGATCTTCTCATCTACCAGCACCACTTTGACTGGCTCAAGCAGATGATCCACGCCATCCGGCCCCTGGAACGAGAGTTTAACAGCGTACATAGCTCCATCAACAAGTTACTGTGGAGGCTGGAGTACTTGGTAAGGGGATGAGGTGCTTTGCATCcatgacggggggggggaggcgggggtggggggcaatCTCGGTCCTTGAAGGACGCAGCCCTCTCGGATTATCAGTATCTCATGtgtattcactggggaaatcctgaaaatctgattagcTTGCCCGCctctagggctaccagatgtccagatttagccgaacatgtcctttttttttttttttttttttttgagggcatgtccaggcatccggatagtttttcaaaacctggtactttgtccgggttttgagaaGCTTGTCCTTTGGGACTGCATCGggaggacatctgcacatgcacggatgccctctctcccaatgagaacaggttgagggggcggggctggggggcatGATGTGGGTGTAATGGGACGGGGCTAGGGGGGCAAAATTTAGtcaactaaaatctggtaaccctacccacttCTACTCTACACTATAATACCCTTGACCTTCACTCGCAGTCCTCCAGAGCTGCCAGCAAGTTAGGTTGTCAagcaagagagatttgcatacctggtaCTTCATCatatgcaaatgtctctcatgcaCAGGGGTTAGATAAACATTGGAATAAAAGGGCAGTTCTTAAGGGCTCACAGCAGTTGGGGTATGCTCTCCCCAAGCTTCCATCTAGTTCAGGGGCTGGCAACCTGTGGCTTACAAGCCATATGCGGCTCTAGGCCCCGactctttaatctccctcccaaccccatgatcCCCCCCGGGCCTATCgatgtacctggtggtccagcgggggtGTTTGTGGTAGGAGCGCAGccctcttgctcctgcctccCCGTGGCTGCCCTTCTAAAACAGCTGCCGCGATCTCTCACAGCTGCTTATGGCATTTTCCTGTAGTACCGCGAgaggtcacggcagccattttagaaggcagctgcaaggaggcaggagcgagaggggCCGCGCGTGCCCCTGCCACAAAGACTCCCACTGGACCACAGGGTACCTCGGTAGGCCCGGGGAGGGTAATCGTgcagttgggagggagattaaagggttggggGGGCCACACACTTCCAATTCAAGAAGGCACTAAAAACACGCCTGTTCTCTTCACTGCACTGTTCTGTTACAACGTATTCATGTACATGGAGCATAtacctctgtatcatttctaatattatgtaagccgcgatgattcctagtcgacatttgcgagatacaagaatcagtatggtaCAGTATGGTAGaaatgggttgggggagggaaggatgagagTTTTAGAGACCTGCAAGggattggagggggagagaagctaCGCCTTGCGGCTCtatgtaaatcttgggtcaaacattttggataaattggcttTTTACTGTAAAAGGGTTGCCGACCCctgatctatttatttatttataaagtttttaCACCGCATATAGCCTACACGGTACACATAAAAAAAACATGCATAAAAATTTGACAATACAGACACAGTGGTTAATAAAGGCAAATCCTACATAACTTTAGAATAACATCAGAGTGCATAAACCAAATCCTCGACCTCTCACAAGCCTCCCCTCTCAGCCTCAGCCAAATCCCATCACAAAAATGCATTGACAAACACGTATGTTTTTAATCGTTTCTTAAAGCCTAATCTGGACGCACATAACTGCAAGGTTCCGAAGCTTCACCCGCCCCCCACTGACACCATAGCATCTCCAATACTTGAATGTACAATTGACCtgctctttttaaaatttaactgcagattagagaatgacacagggacaagtttttcccccgtccccgcgggaactcattttttcCGTTTCAGAGAGGATTTAGTTTTACAAGGGGAGATGTGATTATCCTACTAACTCTTTATCCCACTGTTGTGTTTTTCCCCTCACAGATGACAAAGCTGAATGTGATGCGGGCCAGCGAACTGCCACCCTCATCATTACCCGCTTCCCCCACCCGGTGGCATGTGGTCCAGAGTGGGCACGCTATCTTCCATCATTTCCACCTCTTCCTGGATTGGGCAGCCCGGGCGCTGGTGGTGATCCGCAAGAAACTGTGAAAATTGGGGATGGAGAAGAAACCCCTCAACCCTCACCTCATACCAGCACCGAAgggaaatttatttttaaaaatggaggCAGGACCTCTGCTGTGTGTGGGCGAGGTCAGCGGCACACGCCAAGTTCTCATTCCCATCTCTggagctcctcctcctcctcctcctccccagctgATGG
It contains:
- the IL11 gene encoding interleukin-11 isoform X1; the protein is MKRNSGVYQLVLALWSFYEGMQAIPLLRTKMHDPREDLDAIVYQTRNLLGDTKKLFHHFKINYPLEGEHILETLPTLSMNAADLASIQVSPGLAKISTDLLIYQHHFDWLKQMIHAIRPLEREFNSVHSSINKLLWRLEYLMTKLNVMRASELPPSSLPASPTRWHVVQSGHAIFHHFHLFLDWAARALVVIRKKL
- the IL11 gene encoding interleukin-11 isoform X2 — its product is MQAIPLLRTKMHDPREDLDAIVYQTRNLLGDTKKLFHHFKINYPLEGEHILETLPTLSMNAADLASIQVSPGLAKISTDLLIYQHHFDWLKQMIHAIRPLEREFNSVHSSINKLLWRLEYLMTKLNVMRASELPPSSLPASPTRWHVVQSGHAIFHHFHLFLDWAARALVVIRKKL